The Paenibacillus sp. RC334 nucleotide sequence CATGGCGAAATACAGAATCCGGTTACTTGCGTTGGATTGAACCTTCAGATCAGCGTTGGTTTCAAGCTTCGCAACGTCCTTTGCAGGAATTTCAATCGCCATATCGACATCGCCTTTATCCAGCAGGAGTACACGGTTGGAGGCTTCCTTGGTAAACTTCATCGTTACTTTACTCAGATTTGGCGCACCTTGCCAGTAGCTGGCATTGGCATTAAAGACGGCTTCTGTCGCAGGGTCCCATTTTTCAAGCTTGAACGGACCGGAGCCTGCCGCATGTGTTTTCAAATACTCGCCATCGCCCTTCTCTTTGACAAGCACGTCATCCACGATAGAAAAGTTATACAAAGACAGAATTTGCAGGAACATATGATTAGGCTGGGACAATGTAATGACAACGGTGTGCTCATCCGGCGCTGTAGCGGTTTTGATAGAGCTCATACCATAAAGGAAGCTACCGGAATCGGAATTTTTAAGCCGCTCCAAGGAATACAGCACAGAACTGGCGGTCAGCGGGTTGCCGCTTTGGAATTTAACGTCTTTACGCAGATGCATTGTATAGGTCATGTTATCAGCGGAAACATCCCATTTCTCAGCCAGCATGGGCTTGATTGCTTCCGTGTCTGCGACTTCACCACTGTCCGTAGATTTTTTGCCGTAGGTCACAAGCTGATCATAGAGCGCAAGCACAAGGGTGTCCGATGTAAGATCACTTGCTTCAGCAGGGTCCATGGTCGACCCTCCCTCCGAGTAGGCAAGCGTAATCGCCTTTGGCGGGGCTGAAGCTTCTGCACCCTTCTCGCCGGATGAAGCGGACGGGCTGTTGGCATTGCTTGCGCAGCCTGCCGTCCAAAGCAACGTAGACAAGACGACAATTAGAGAAAGACCTTTTTTCAACATAGCTTACGTTCTCCCCTTTGGTGATCTATTTATTTTTATTTGCTAGAGCGCAGTCTGGGATCAAGCACATCCCGCAAACCGTCTCCAAGCAAATTGAAACCCAAAATAGCTGTCGCAATTCCAAGACCCGGGAAGGTCACAATCCACCACTCACCGGAAATGATATATGCCCGCCCTTCTGAAATCATCGCGCCCCACTCGGCAATCGGGGGTTTGACGCCAAGACCGAGGAAGCTGAGACTGGCAGAGGTCAGGATGGCAAAGCCCATCCCCAGCGTTGCATTCACAAGCAGTGGAGCAAGCGCATTGGGTAGAATGTGGCGAAACAGGATCGTTCCGTTCGTTACACCAATGGCCCGGCTGGCCTCAACAAACTCCTTTTCCCGCAGAGAAATGGTTTGTCCGTGAATCAGTCTGGCGAATTCGGGTATGCCTACAATCCCCACGGCGATAAGTGCGCTCATCAGTCCTGGTCCCATGGCCGCAGCGATCGCCATAGCCAGTACCAGCGATGGGAAAGCAAGCAGAATATCCATGCAGCGCATAATAATGCTGCCCATTCGACCGCCGTAGAAGCCAGCGATGGCTCCAAGCGGTACGCCGATGATAAATGAGATCGACACGGCGATCATCCCGGTCCATATGCTGATTCTCGCTCCATAAATAACACGGCTGAGAATGTCACGTCCGTAATTATCGGTCCCAAACCAGTGTTCTGCACTTGGCGGCAACAGCTTGTTAGCCGGGTCGGTTACGTAAGGATCATGTGGTACGATCCATGATGAGAGGATCGCGATCAGCGTCCATCCCACAATAAAGATGAATCCGATTAAAGCGAGCTTGTTGCTAAACAACAATCGCCAAAAGGTCTTTCTTTTCGGTATAGCGGCTGCATTGGGCTGAGGTACAGCCGCTTTTGCTACCAAATCACTTGCAGTGCTCATCCGAGTACCTCCCCTTACTTTTTTGCTTCGTGTCATTATTCGTACCGGATACGCGGATCAATTAATCCGTAAACCAGGTCGACTCCAAGGTTGATAAAGCTGTAAATCAACGCACTCACTAAGGTAAAAGCTTGAATGGGCGCGTAATCAGCGGCCAAAATGGAATCCGTCACATAACTGCCGACTCCCGGCCAGGTAAAAATGGTTTCCGTTATAACCGCCCCACCAATCAGATAGCCGACCTGCAAGCCAAGTACGGTAAGTGTCGGAATAAAAGCGTTAATCAGAGCGTGCTTGTAAATGACTACTCCCTCACGCAGACCTTTGGCTCTGGCCGTTCGGACAAAATCCTGCCCGATGACTTCCAACATGCTGGAACGCATCATCCGTGCCACAATCGCCATCGTACCTGTGCTGAGGCAGATTGCTGGCAGGACTAAATGGGATAAACTGCTTTTTAAAGCTACAAAATCACCAGTCATCAAACTATCGATTACATAAAGTCCCGTAATGTTTGTTGGTGGATTGATGTCACCGCTGATTCGGCCCATTGGCGCAGGAGCAATGCCCCATTTGGCATAAAAAATATAAATGAACAACAGTCCAATCCAGAAGATCGGCATACATGCACCGATCAAAGAAAACACACGTGAAATGTGGTCAACAATGGATTCTTTTCGGGTTGCGGCCAAAATCCCAATCGGGATTGCCACCAGGATCGCAATAACCAAGCTTGCCAGCGCCAGCTCGATGGTTGCCGGAAACCGGGTAGCAAAATCACTCGCCACTGATTGCCCGGTGTGATAAGCCTGACCCAGATCACCTTGAAACAATCCAACTACATAATGAAAAAATTGAATGTACTTCGGTTGATCCAGTCCCATGCTACTGCGAATATTTTCAATTGTCTCAGGTGTAGCCTGTTCCCCCGCAAGCATCACGGCAGGATCACCCGGAAGCACTCTCGAGATAATGAATGTAATGACGATAATACCAAGCAGTGCCGGAATCATCTGTATTAATCTGCGTAGTGTGTAAACGGCCACAGCCTGCCCCCCCTTGTTCTTATTCCCTTGTTTTCTTTTTTGTCATCTTT carries:
- a CDS encoding ABC transporter substrate-binding protein; protein product: MLKKGLSLIVVLSTLLWTAGCASNANSPSASSGEKGAEASAPPKAITLAYSEGGSTMDPAEASDLTSDTLVLALYDQLVTYGKKSTDSGEVADTEAIKPMLAEKWDVSADNMTYTMHLRKDVKFQSGNPLTASSVLYSLERLKNSDSGSFLYGMSSIKTATAPDEHTVVITLSQPNHMFLQILSLYNFSIVDDVLVKEKGDGEYLKTHAAGSGPFKLEKWDPATEAVFNANASYWQGAPNLSKVTMKFTKEASNRVLLLDKGDVDMAIEIPAKDVAKLETNADLKVQSNASNRILYFAMNNKVKPFNDPKVRQAISYAIPYDQLIDDVMYGQAKQMKSSVASNTPGYTDAGYSYKHDLNKAKQLLTEAGYPNGFNFDLTLGSGFQDWADDAVLIQAELAKIGVKMNVVNVARAQFLEQQREGNLTAYISKWTSFVNDPGYHLGFLMYSSGSSNYIHYANPEVDKLWEQAGKEQDENKRKELYGKAQELINQDSPWAYLYEYNRVVGMGKDVTGYVYYPDEVIRFYSLNKE
- a CDS encoding ABC transporter permease, with amino-acid sequence MSTASDLVAKAAVPQPNAAAIPKRKTFWRLLFSNKLALIGFIFIVGWTLIAILSSWIVPHDPYVTDPANKLLPPSAEHWFGTDNYGRDILSRVIYGARISIWTGMIAVSISFIIGVPLGAIAGFYGGRMGSIIMRCMDILLAFPSLVLAMAIAAAMGPGLMSALIAVGIVGIPEFARLIHGQTISLREKEFVEASRAIGVTNGTILFRHILPNALAPLLVNATLGMGFAILTSASLSFLGLGVKPPIAEWGAMISEGRAYIISGEWWIVTFPGLGIATAILGFNLLGDGLRDVLDPRLRSSK
- a CDS encoding ABC transporter permease — encoded protein: MAVYTLRRLIQMIPALLGIIVITFIISRVLPGDPAVMLAGEQATPETIENIRSSMGLDQPKYIQFFHYVVGLFQGDLGQAYHTGQSVASDFATRFPATIELALASLVIAILVAIPIGILAATRKESIVDHISRVFSLIGACMPIFWIGLLFIYIFYAKWGIAPAPMGRISGDINPPTNITGLYVIDSLMTGDFVALKSSLSHLVLPAICLSTGTMAIVARMMRSSMLEVIGQDFVRTARAKGLREGVVIYKHALINAFIPTLTVLGLQVGYLIGGAVITETIFTWPGVGSYVTDSILAADYAPIQAFTLVSALIYSFINLGVDLVYGLIDPRIRYE